DNA sequence from the Pseudophryne corroboree isolate aPseCor3 chromosome 6, aPseCor3.hap2, whole genome shotgun sequence genome:
TACAGCATTTCTTttcttaaacttaaaaaaaaaaaagcaatattaGCTTTATACTTCATTTAGTATTCATTTCTTAGCGTTGTATTAATGTACAAGAAGTTTATGCAATGGAAATTTTATCATCTCTTACTAATTGTATACTTGTACTCGTATAGCCCCAACTGTCATTTTAGTTAATATAATGATTATTATAGATTTAATTGGATttaagacattattattattatttttttatagctgTGTTTATTTAGTAGGTATGAATTTGATACACTGAAATTAGTCAAAGTAGGTTCATTTTAATATGGGTACAGCCTTTAGATCTCATTttctaatataatttttttttattttgttcccaAATATGTTAACACCCCTccccctgccatataaatcctgcatTGCCCCTGAAATGTCCCATCAGATACCTTTTCTGGCAGAAAACAAGCAGTCATTCAGAATTTACAAATAAAAATAGATCCAATTTATTTGCAATTGATCTCAAAAGATTAGGTTCACTTTGAAAACGTGGGAGGTGGGGGGGACCAACAAGCAGCACATAAAGCTAAAAAAAACTATCACAAACTATTGACATTTTAATCAGCATAGCCAAAACACGTAATTCTCATCGTCACTAAATTTACTAGAGGTTGTTCGTTCAAGATTCACTATGACATGTACATGCAGAGCGTGCTATACTGTTCAGAGATTACACTTGTGGCTGGTTGGCCAGAATATTATACTTTGGATGCTGGGTCCATATGGAGAATTCCTGgagttgtaaatatatatatatatataaataaaattccaGATGGTCGACACACCATATATATTAAATTGTAGGGGTAGCTACCCATGTTAGAAGCTCATAGTGAGATCCATAAACACAAAAACCAGACTTGCAGATAAGCAGAAAGTTTTATTCAAACATGAAAATGTCCGCAGGATATCAACGTTCCGGTCCCCACACGGGGACAAATGACTGTGTGGGGATCGAAACGTTGATATTCTGGGAACATTTTCATGCTTGAATAAAACTTTCTGCTTATCTGCaagaatggtgtgtgtgtgtgtatgtagagaGATGCTGCGGTCCGGCACTTGAAGAAGTAAATGGGACGGATGTCCGTTTCTTTATGAGATGAGCATGAGTgccacacttttgaaattatatatatatatatgtatatatatgtattctaGTACCTTGCGACACATGTTTATATTATATTTGGGTATGGTTCACATTTTGTAATGCCAGTATTCCTGTATAACCAGTTTTGAAATCCAAGAAATACTGCAAGAAAAAACAAGGGGACAGCTTTGCTGTGCGAGGGGCCCAGCTGATATAATACAGACCTGCCAGTGAGCTTGTAACATCCTATTTCTTTACTCCTAACTGCAGTTACAGTGAATTACTGGAATCTCTGTGCAACTATGTTTTAAGATACTCTACTAACCTAATTACAAAATTAAGTCATTCATTAAATTAGAACGGTTACATGTCAAAATGCTCCTAAAAAATATAGGTTTGTCTTCACAGTTTATAAAACAAAAATTGTCCACAGTGCCATAAATAACAAGTGGCCAGAGACTAGATAAAGTGCTACAAGACCTCTACACACAGGCAGAGTCTCAGGAACACATCTGTTCTCTAACATCATATTATCTTCTCTACCGAAAGTACAACAATGTAATCAGTAATGTGGTTACATTTTTCAGTGCTGTCCTTCAATAGCAGTACACTATACATCCCTTCCCTTGATATTTGTCATTTTAATCACAAAAATAGAATGACCATTTTCCTAGACTCAGTAAATAGAGGACTTCTTGCATGTAATACAGAAAAAGTCACTCATAAGCTTTAGGTCCCAGTGGTCACTCTGGTTTCATTCGTTGTGGACCATCCTCACTTCATAAAAGCACAACAGTTACAATGATCAAATGGTATTGACCTATAGTGGATAATCCACCCTCACTACGCCCCAAGTGATCATTTCAGTCAGTCATTTTATAGTAGTGAGGATAATGGAGGAATCTCACATTGTCACAGCACATAAATAAACAGAACTTCTGTCACCGTGTATAGAGGTCATCTCCGTAATAAAATGTAGCATCTTCAATGCTTCATGTTGTCTCACAGGATTCCACAGCATCCATCCAAAGTGAGGGAGTGCTCGGAAACTGTACTGGAATCTGCTTCAGCTCTTGAATCTGTTTTTCAAGATCCTGATTGCGATGGTACATTTCTAGATAGCTGGCTTGGATCTCCTTCTGGTACCTTAGAACTTTATCCTTTTCTTCTTTCCAAGTTTTCCTTTCATTCTCAAAATTCGAAATCTGGGCCTCATTCTGACGTCTTTCCAGTATCAATTCAGCCCTTAGCCTCTCTAGATCCACCAAAGCCTCTGAACCTTCTCTCAGTCCCCAGCATTTTGAGTTATCCACTTCAGAGCACACATTATTATTTGTTCCGATCGGTGAAGTTTTCCCTTTGGTATCCTCTAAAGCCTGCAGTCGAGCTCTTAGGTCTGCTGCCTCCTTCTCCTTTTCTCTTGCTCTAGCTTTTGCCTCCCGAAATTGTGTCTTCATCAGAAATACCTCCCCCATCTTTTGTGTAACCTCAGCCTGCGAGTCTCTAAGCTGCTGTTTCAGGAGAGAGATCTCACCAGCTTTCTGAGAAATCTGCCAAAAATAAAAATCAACAAATTAGTTAATGAATACATGTATCTGCATATATTCTTCATATTTCAGTATTAAATCATTAGaacaattctaaaatagaatgtaagctctcacgagcagggccctcagccctcatgtacttatccttcacctacttaaaccatcttcgacggcaccaaattccacccggatacttatttcagtgtcgtctgctgctttagctatgtttatttaccctgtacttgtcctatagtcTTCAACTGTAAAGGCCTGTACACAGTggtcgatatatcagccgttctcttgaactgccgatatatcgcgggaccgtcggccagtgtgtacggccgatacgtctgtgaactccgtcgttcacagacgtatcgcgtcggccgcacaTGCTGCGGcgtccggcggtgattgacagctgaactgggcgggcgtgtgtacacgcccgcccagttcatgatgtcagtccccgacggatcgggcagtgtgtatgctcaacacactgcccgatccgtccatagatatatctgcagatcaattgatctgcagatatatctactagtgtgtacccacctttagtcactattttcctgttttgattatttgtttatgtactctgtaattggacgctgtGGATCCctggtggcgccatataaataaaggataataataataataataataataataataataataataataataaaaaataatatttctacTGCGcaatacaaaagaaaaataaatccTTACAAATGGAAGAGAAACAACTGCAGAATTATGAGTGCCAATTACCCTCTTGTCAACCACTAAGTTACAGCTATGGAGGACAGCTGTGCTTATTTTAATAAAGCAATAACggcaaatatataaaataaagacTCAGACTCTTAATATGGTTCACACCGAGACATTACATAATTACAGGACATGCCAAGTTTTACAAACACCatagttttttttttccccctaataCTGGTTTTGTGGGATTATTCATTTTATGTCTCTTTTCTAGATTACCTCTTCCTTTCTAGCACCTGCAGTTAATTTATACACGGATTGAGCAATTATAATTCTGTATTTATATATGCCAAGTGTTCTGAAGAATTTGCTGGTCTAAATCTGGGGAACTGCAGAGAGCCTTGCCCAACAATTAAGCAGAGTATTAGAATTTGAAATAATACAATTTACAGAGTGATAGCACTCTCAATAACATTTAGATTACTTAAGGAATAAGTGCattcactgggggagattcaaatgtttgaaaagtcagttgggagtctgttttttcctatctaatagacaggaaaaaacagacacccaaccgacttttcaaacatttgaatctcccccactgaatGCACTTATTccttaacccagtggtttccaaacttttttgaatcacggcgccctagaatatcagaatttttttcacggcacccctaggccaaaaatttattattgagaaatttagaaagaaatattacattaagtagatcgcatttatatgtcatccttagggtcagttgtgtggtgagggacaagatttgcttctgtttggccacatattttatgactggcagccaccagcactggttttgcctattatattgaccatgaatagtttgaattggtcctggaccacctacccagggcacccctgcaagtgtcccgaggcaccccagggagccacggcacacagtttgagaacctctgccttaaccacttaactgacaattgttCCCTTCAAAAACATTACattgttttttttgtatttgttttttaatttcaataCAGTTTAAAaagtattatattatgcacatctgcagaatggatatcCTCAGCAAAGCGCAAGTGCAATTGATTGCCAACATTTCAACACCACATGCAGTTCCACTGCATAGAGCCTTGATAAAAACGGCCtaagcggtgttgaaacgttggcaaTCTATGCCCTAATTGCACTTACGCTTCACTAAAGAATTGTTCATTTATCAAGTCCGCTGAGTGCTGCATGGTTCTTACACATCGCGAGGAGGGATGTGCCAGCCCCACTCCAGAGAACCCTGATAAATCTTTAtataatatattacatatatacacacacacacacacacactgttttacAAGCTATAGAAAACTATGCAGCAGAAAAGGAATACGATATGTATAAATATACAGCAATGTTATCAcattattattatatcaatagttgAAAAGTGTAACAAACCTAATTTAATAAAAAACTGTGAATATCATAAAATCATTTCAGCCCCAAAATTCACAGGGGGactgaatactaaactacaaaccaGTGGTTTCCAGACTAACAACACATAAAATATGCAAAGTTTTTTTGTATGTTAATATTGACTGATAATGTGTAAAAATGTAGATAAACTTAATAATACATGCAACAAATGTATTAGAAGCCACAACACAAAGCTGGCAAGTATGGCCATGTCAATTGGCAATAACATTTTGAGGCTGTGGTAAGTATGCCGTGTTCTCAGGGTCATTTGCTTTGCATAGCATCTTTACCATGATTAGAGAGTTCTCTTCTTACTGTATCAACAAAGGAATAGATGCAAATGCTTTAACCACATTTGTCATTAACCCTTATAAGGTTCCCTTCCATAAGAGTATTCACCCCACTGGGATTCCTGGCCCTCCTCGTCCTCAATTAAGTACACTATGATGTCGACCTAACCTGCTTTTTCTTCTTCCCTCACGATACGTGCGAACTGACCTCGCTCTCCTACTCATACTGGCAGCTATGAGAGGGTCCGCAGTAGGCTCTCCCAATGGCTTTTACATTACTACCAGTTGAAGTATGTTAACTAAAGTTAACTAAAGCCTTTAAATGCATTGAGCAAGTTCTGCAGGTTCACATAATATAATACTGTGATTTCTCAATCCCTAGCAATCTGGGATCGGACCAACAAATGCTGCAAACTGGATTATTTTCCAAACCCAATGTACCTTTTGTTAATCCAGGAGTCAGTGACTCTGGGTTGCAACCCTGATACATTCCTGCTGTGACTGGGAAAGTGGCATAAGATTAATGAATGATAGTACACGTGGATATACTTTCTCCACCTGCACTGAGATACAAGCTTCACTTAATATCCATCACAAGAATTGGTTTAAATTTTTACAACAGAGACATTATCACAAAATAGGTAAAACAGTTTAACGTCCAGATCCGTAAAATATACTAGAATCATTCTTTATCAGGCCTCTGCAAAGACATTTGTTTCCACATTAAATGCAGATTGCTCATGGCCAAAGAATTCTTATGAGATTGCATGGGAGGTGGGCATGGAAAAGAGTATGGATAATGATGACTGGGGGAAAAACAGGCTTCAGGTCGACTGGAATGagctaaaaaattatttttttaaataataggacAAGGAGGGCCCTGTCGGCACAATATACCACTGTCATTATGTTCCGACAGGGCCCTCTGCTCTCTTGATTGCACACCCAGTATCAATGATAAATCCCAGTTTAGTTCCTAATATGAGTATCACAATTTCCAGAGACTGACTGTTCAGTAGTCTTCCTGGATCCTTCCCCTTGCTATTCACCACATCATTTCAGCAGTGCAGCacctttcttcttttcatataCACAAATGAGCCAGTGCGTGACACTATGTATGGCATTCAATTTTAGATTCCTTAAAGGTAGGTCTGAATACATGCATACATGATATAATGAATTATCTTACCTCCCATTTGGATTCTTCCAGTTTAGGGCTAAGATTTTCAGGCTGTTTTTGTCTAAGCTGCTCACACTCAGCCCTCACTGAGCCAAGTTCCTCCTGAagacgctttttctcctgctgaacTTTGTACAGCTGCAACTGTAAGGCTCGTTGGCTGCGCAACGCCTGCTGAGAGATCTGTTGCAGCTTTGACATGTACATCTGTTTTAATTCATCTAATTCCTCCATCCAGAGCCGACGTTTGTCTTCAAACACCTGCGAGATGGAGATTACATAGTAATGAAGAGTTCCAGGACACATTTGGAAATTCTACTAGCAAAGACTTTGTACACAAACAGAAAAACATTAATAAAAGAGCAATGCCAATGCTTTCAGCAAAAAGTTTCACTGTGGTGTGTAATGTGATTACAATACTCCAGTACAGTAAtgtcatgagccaccgctgtggctcattcctgtttgtgttctgtgtaactgcagcctgtctcctgtatgtgtggtctgtgcagtttcacctgtctgataattaggccattacctttctGTCTGGTTTTCCAGCTGCAGTTCATTTGTGTTCAGGAGGCTTGTCCTTTtcggccatcctgattggggcttctccctttattacccagctaCCCTGAGGCCGATTATAGCTTATTGTTTTCTGTTTGTACCTGTGTCCGGTCCCTGTCCTATGGTGGTATCTTGAACCTGTGCAGTTGGTGCTATTACATTACTTGTGATACCCAGTCCAGTTAGAATCCGGTGTACCCTGTCCTGTCAGAATCCTGAGTTCATTACCTGTCAACTGAGTTCCTGACTGTGTATGCGAGACCTAGCCTGGAAGTACATTCAAACAGCTCCAGCCTTACCTTCCCTTGTCTTGCTTTGtcctgccttgcctggaatccaggggACTCCTGCAGCTAAGTAATCTTGTTATCTGTACCTTGCCTTGCTCTCCCAAGTTCCTTAAGGAACTCACTGCTAAGTTATTCATTGCTTGTACTTAGTTGCTTATACCAccctatgcattgttgcattcatatacagtctgtgtttagttgctaataccatcttgtgcattgttgaaTTTATATACACTTTATACTTAATCACTTATACCACATTGTTCATTGTTGCATCCACATACAGTAGTTAGTTACtaatatcatcctgtgcattgttgcatttacataccatCTGTGTTTAATTATTATACCTCCCTGTGCACTGTTGCACTCGCGTGCATTCTGTTATTATCTCCGTCTGTACATTTAGCAGCATTACTAACATTGTGTCCACTGAACAtctcactgtactgcatttactcttgcccagcctccaatagtcgccttgtccttacagaagacctgggggcatctgagtacagggtggacctaattcaccctggaaaggcggctgctaaaggtaaagcctagcatcgcaggaggctaaaagactgctgggcaagggtaattgcatgAGCATTACCAAGTACCACCTGGTAACCCGCTTAACTGAGTAGTCCACATAACAAGTAATGACAGAAACATTTATATATTATTTCTCTATTATGGGCTTCTAAATACATTCTACTCTACAGTATAAATCAGTCTTTctcaaccccttcctcaggacccATAATGGTTCAaattttccagaccacccagcagatgcacaggcgtATTACCTGGTTGGGTATGAaattccggcagtcagaatacggACAGCAGGATCCTGTTGGTAAGAGTCCCGGTGGATGGTAGTATttttaccctatccctaacctgcctctaaccccccccccccccctcctgcagcctaacgctcTACCTCCCTcttcacagcctaactctaaccatcccctcctgcagtctaacccacaACCTCCACCTAAACCCAAGGCCAGTACTTAACTTCATGATCCAGACTGTCAGAATTCTGATCGAATCTTGACTCGTTGATTTTTGTTGGCAGCCCCTTAGGGCTGTGTACAAATATCAGCGAGTCTGTGGTGAAACCAGGCTGTAAACCTTCAATTTTGAGTTATGTCTCCTTTGACTTATACCTAAGCAGAACAAATAGCAGCttgtttatactgtatatcaggGGTAAAGAGGAAAGAAAATAGTTTGTCACACTCTAAAATAGAAAAGAAGAGCGACTGCAATACTGTATATGTGGACTATGAAGTAAGAATGCACTCACTTGAGTAAAGGGATCATCCTTATCACTTGGATTCCTTCTTAGAGGTCTCAGTTCCATCCCCTTTTCATGCAGCTTTTCTTCCAGTTGTCGCGCTACATCTTCCACAGACTGAGAGTACTCATATGGAGGAGGAGGTTCTCCTGAACACTGTAGGCGACTCAAAGTTGCCATGCTCTTGCAGGACAGTGATGTCTTCTCACCAGAGACATTGTCTCGAGCCCCGCGGGAAGCTCTGTCTAAAGATCCCCCAATATGGTTAATATGTCCAGTGGAAGCACTTATCTGTGCACGAGCTACGCCAAACCCAGGGCTATAAGAAGTAAAGCTATTTATGGAGTTTTGCCTGGAATCAGATAAGCTATCATTTTCATCATTTTCGCTTTCATGCTGATTGATGTGATGGAGCTTGTTTGACTTCAGGTGCCCACAACGAGAAGCAATGTTCAGGCTGCCTAGTGTGTTCAGACTGCCATTGCTTTTGGATAATTTATGGCCACCTGAGGAACATAAGCTCTGCATTGACATGAAGTTCTTTGCATTTGATGGCTTCAAAGCAGATTGCCCAAAGCGAGACTGTAATAGAGAGGATATGAAGATCAATGTAGTGTCATTCAGATACAAGACCTTGTTGACTTAGTAGCTGTATTACTGTTTAATCTACAGTCCAAGACCCATGTTGTACAAAAAGTGGCTAGTGTTCCTTGGTTTACGCACGAGTGTGTCCCTTACCCATCTTACCACATATTTACTCTTGTTGGGTACCTTGGTTTCCATTGGTAGAAGAGTGTTGTGGTTATTTGCTTCTACTGCTCTTCACCAGATTGTAGGATAATATGTATATTACAATTAGATGTattgttttgttttatatttttgcaTTTCTTCACTGAATTATTCAGTTATGGGTTCAGTATATTGTGTCGACATTTATCATGTCAACATAGTTGCACGGTTTTAAAGATAACTCTTTTCCCAACAATCAGTGACTAAACGTTTCTTCCCTGTGATGTAATGGCTTTAATTCTCCTAAAACAGAAAAGTACTTTAAGGTCCAGCAATATGGAAGTCTTGTGATCTTCCGTACCATGCTCCTTCAGTTACACGCTAAAGAgtgtctgctatatattatacgaaTAGTCGCAGCTTGTTGCTCCTGCAATGCGTGTGCACATCTGTATTTGTAAAAGAGTAATCCGCATAGATTGGATAATAAATATATATGAACCTGCAGTTGGATTGCCATAGTCCTATTTGtggaagatctttgtacatttcatcAGGGCGGATGAGGAAGACGTGTGAGATTCCTTCAGAGATGTGTGACTGAATTTTGTGTTAAACTTGGAAAAAGCGGAAATGAAACTCATGAAATGTTACGGCAAGGATACGGCGGAAAAACAATTAGCCGTGCTGCAGTATTTCTATGCAGTTTCAGTTCTTTtgtcacaatggtggtcattccgagttgatcgctcgctagctgtgtttagaagccgtgcaaacgctatgccgcctcccactgggagtgtattttagctttgcagaggtgcgaacgaaaggatcgcagagcggctacaaaaataaattgtgcagtttcagagtagctttagacctactcagcgcttgcgatcacttcagactactcagttcctgttttgacgtcacgaacacgtcctgcgttctcccagccacgcctgcgtttttcctggcacgcctgcgtttttccgaacactccctgaaaacggtcagataacacccagaaacgccctcttcctgtcaatcactctgcggccagcagtgcgacagaaaaactttgctagaccttgtgtaaaactacgttgcgcgtgcgcattgcgccgcatacgcatgcgcagaagtgccggctttttgcttcatcgctgcgcagcgaacattttctgctagcgatcaactcggaatgaccaccaatatgctgaACCTGTTGGAACGAGATGCCAAGTGAAGCCGAAAGCATGCGTAAGGTTAACCTTCTGTCATTTTGCAACATCTGTACAGCATTGGCAATGTTGACATCTGTAACTGCGTAGGATTATCTCCCAGAACACGCTTTGTGTGTGTATTACCCTCTTTGAAGTACTTCCACCACTGAAATACTGCAGCACAGCTAATTGTTTCTCCACCGTATGCTTGCTGTAATATTTAAATTTTTTCCAAGTTCAACACAAAATTCAATCACACATCTCTGATGTAATCTAACAGACATGTCTTCCTCATCCGCCATGATGAAGCGTACGAAGATCTTCCACTTGCTGTGACCAAACAAAGAAGACTACAGCAGACCAAATGCAGGCTCAGACACATTGATATATAAACTTCACAATAACCAGTATAGCGTTGCCCCACCTACATATGcatgcataataaatatatatatatatatatatatttatatctatattcagtacatattgtatatttatgcatatctatagatatacagtatatggtttttttttttacaaaatgaaaGTTACGGACCTTTTCAAAACGTCCTCTTTCTGGAAGTGAAGTCTTGCTGAAGTCTGTCCCCCTGCGTTCTTTGTGGTATAAGCCAGGGTAGTCATTCTCTCCTCCATCCACACTGTGTTCTCTTCGGA
Encoded proteins:
- the N4BP3 gene encoding NEDD4-binding protein 3; the protein is MAAAQTFSLSCDSGNQLLQSFTSDVSSACNMGSVSSLIEKHDFSPDDFKLDFKPLPESHSPGNILKRGLNQRELLSYLSISKKDGKSAKKLSSGLAFRREHSVDGGENDYPGLYHKERRGTDFSKTSLPERGRFEKSRFGQSALKPSNAKNFMSMQSLCSSGGHKLSKSNGSLNTLGSLNIASRCGHLKSNKLHHINQHESENDENDSLSDSRQNSINSFTSYSPGFGVARAQISASTGHINHIGGSLDRASRGARDNVSGEKTSLSCKSMATLSRLQCSGEPPPPYEYSQSVEDVARQLEEKLHEKGMELRPLRRNPSDKDDPFTQVFEDKRRLWMEELDELKQMYMSKLQQISQQALRSQRALQLQLYKVQQEKKRLQEELGSVRAECEQLRQKQPENLSPKLEESKWEISQKAGEISLLKQQLRDSQAEVTQKMGEVFLMKTQFREAKARAREKEKEAADLRARLQALEDTKGKTSPIGTNNNVCSEVDNSKCWGLREGSEALVDLERLRAELILERRQNEAQISNFENERKTWKEEKDKVLRYQKEIQASYLEMYHRNQDLEKQIQELKQIPVQFPSTPSLWMDAVESCETT